Proteins found in one Choloepus didactylus isolate mChoDid1 chromosome 3, mChoDid1.pri, whole genome shotgun sequence genomic segment:
- the PRDM8 gene encoding PR domain zinc finger protein 8, protein MEDSSIQRGILDGDAKAVQQCLTDIFTSVYTTCDIPENAIFGPCILSHTSLYDSIAFIALKSTDKRTVPYIFRVDTSAANGSSEGLMWLRLVQSARDKEEQNLEAYIKNGQLFYRSLRRIAKDEELLVWYGKELTELLLLCPSRSHSKINGSSPYTCLECSQRFQFEFPYVAHLRFRCPKRLHSADMSPQDQQGGGVGTKDHGGGGRKDQQQQQEAPLGQGPNFCKAGPIHHYPALSPESSNPPTAGSGGGGSSGTKPSTDFHNLARELENSRGGSSCSPARSLGSCSNGIGHQEAELSPDGNTTGGAKGKRRFPEEAMEGSGGAGLLGSRGRFAERPLPASKEDLVCTPQQYRTAGSYFGLEENGRLFAPPSPETGEAKRSAFVEVKKAARAASLQEEAAADGGGAVVEDQDAGGGGSSSTPAAASPAGAEKLLAPRPGPPLPSRLEGGSPARGSAFTSVPQLGGAGGSGAGGGAGGGAAGSAGGGQGAVSDDRKSAFSQPARSFSQLSPLVLGQKLGALEPCHSGDGVGPTRLYPAAGDPLAVKLQGAADLNAGCGALPGGAGGNGLSKQSPFLYATTFWPKSSAAAAAAAAAAGPLQLQLPSALTLLPPSFTSLCLPAQNWCAKCNASFRMTSDLVYHMRSHHKKEYAMEPLVKRRREEKLKCPICNESFRERHHLSRHMTSHN, encoded by the exons ATGGAGGATTCCAGCATCCAGCGAGGTATTCTGGATGGAGATGCCAAGGCTGTCCAACAATGTCTGACAGATATTTTTACCAGCGTTTATACAACCTGTGATATCCCTGAGAATGCTATATTCGGCCCCTGCATCCTGAGCCACACTTCTCTGTATGACAGTATAGCTTTCATTGCTCTAAAGTCCACAGACAAGAGAACAGTCCCTTATATCTTCCGG gtGGACACTTCAGCGGCAAATGGTTCCTCGGAAGGTCTCATGTGGCTGCGCCTGGTCCAGTCAGCCAGAGATAAAGAAGAACAGAATCTTGAAGCCTATATAAAAAACGGACAGCTCTTTTACCGCTCCCTCCGCAGGATTGCCAAAGACGAGGAGTTGCTTGTTTGGTACGGGAAAGAACTGACCGAGTTACTCTTGCTCTGTCCCTCTAGATCCCACAGCAAAATAAATG GATCGTCCCCTTACACATGCCTGGAATGCAGCCAGCGTTTCCAATTCGAGTTTCCCTATGTAGCGCATCTGCGCTTCCGCTGCCCCAAGAGGCTGCACAGCGCTGATATGAGCCCCCAAGACCAGCAAGGTGGCGGCGTAGGTACCAAGGACCACGGGGGCGGCGGCCGCAAAGACCAGCAGCAGCAACAGGAGGCACCCTTGGGTCAGGGCCCCAACTTTTGCAAAGCTGGCCCCATTCACCACTACCCAGCCCTTTCTCCCGAGAGCAGCAACCCACCCACAGCCGGCAGTGGCGGCGGCGGCAGTAGCGGCACGAAACCATCCACGGACTTTCACAATCTGGCTCGGGAGCTGGAAAACTCCCGGGGAGGCAGCAGCTGCTCCCCAGCCCGCAGCCTTGGCAGTTGCAGCAACGGCATCGGCCACCAGGAGGCGGAGCTGAGTCCCGACGGCAACACCACGGGCGGCGCCAAAGGGAAGAGGAGATTCCCGGAGGAGGCGATGGAGGGCAGCGGTGGTGCAGGGCTGTTGGGGTCCCGAGGCCGCTTCGCCGAGCGGCCTCTACCGGCCTCCAAAGAGGACCTGGTATGCACGCCGCAGCAGTACCGCACAGCGGGCAGCTATTTCGGCCTTGAAGAGAATGGTCGCCTGTTCGCGCCGCCCAGCCCAGAGACTGGCGAGGCAAAGCGCAGCGCCTTCGTGGAAGTGAAGAAGGCGGCCCGCGCGGCCAGCCTGCAGGAGGAGGCGGCAGCCGACGGCGGGGGTGCGGTCGTCGAGGACCAGGACGCGGGCGGCGGCGGTAGCTCCTCCACGCCTGCGGCCGCATCGCCGGCAGGCGCTGAGAAGCTGCTGGCCCCGCGGCCGGGCCCCCCCCTACCCAGCCGACTAGAGGGCGGCAGCCCGGCGCGGGGCAGCGCCTTCACTTCGGTGCCGCAGTTAGGCGGTGCGGGCGGCTCCGGCGCGGGGGGCGGCGCGGGCGGCGGGGCGGCGGGCAGCGCGGGCGGCGGGCAAGGGGCAGTGTCCGACGATCGCAAAAGCGCTTTCTCGCAGCCGGCTCGTTCTTTCTCGCAGCTGTCCCCGCTGGTGCTGGGCCAGAAGCTCGGCGCGCTCGAGCCTTGCCACTCCGGCGACGGCGTGGGCCCCACCAGACTCTATCCTGCCGCCGGCGACCCTCTGGCTGTGAAGCTGCAGGGGGCCGCGGACCTGAACGCGGGTTGCGGGGCCCTGCCTGGCGGCGCCGGCGGCAACGGCCTATCCAAACAGAGCCCCTTCCTCTACGCCACCACTTTCTGGCCCAAGAgctcggcggcggcggcggcggcggcggcggctgcgggGCCCTTGCAGCTGCAGCTGCCCTCGGCACTCACGCTGCTGCCGCCCTCCTTCACCTCGCTGTGTCTGCCCGCGCAGAACTGGTGCGCCAAGTGCAACGCCTCCTTTCGCATGACCTCCGACCTTGTGTACCACATGAGGTCGCACCACAAAAAGGAGTACGCCATGGAGCCCTTGGTGAAACGGCGGCGAGAGGAAAAACTCAAGTGCCCCATTTGCAACGAGTCGTTCAGGGAGCGCCACCACCTTTCCAGGCACATGACCTCGCATAACTGA